One genomic region from Cetobacterium sp. 8H encodes:
- the hcp gene encoding hydroxylamine reductase: protein MSMFCYQCQETAMNKGCTIRGVCGKTPETAKLQDLLIHTAKTVSAYINLLNGNALLDNEIHRWVVNSLFITITNANFDDAAIIDEIEAGEMYREALEMKISELSINIPEKYSKFVDCSAEIKTEESLLEYAEKVGVLRTTNEDIRSLKETILYGLKGMSAYVEHAKNLGKESFEIYRFMETTLADIDDESLTLDDLVKMVLDVGKFGVMAMELLDNANTSAYGNPEITKVNLGVRTNPGILISGHDLRDLEMLLEQTKDTGVDVYTHSEMLPGNSYPFFKKYNNLVGNYGGSWWHQTKEFISFNGPILFTSNCLVPPRGTIAEYLNRVYTTNSAGMPECKHISENEDGVKDFSEIIEQAKTCDPPLEIEKGEIYGGFAHNQVLNLSDKVIEAVKSGAIKKFYVMAGCDARMQDRKYYTDFALALPKDTVILTAGCAKYRYNKLDLGDIGGIPRVLDAGQCNDSYSLAVIALKLKDAFGLKDVNDLPIVFNIAWYEQKAVLVLLSLLYLGFKKVHIGPTLPAFLTPNVLKVLVDNFELGTISTVENDIKNF, encoded by the coding sequence ATGTCAATGTTTTGTTATCAATGTCAAGAAACTGCTATGAATAAAGGATGCACAATCCGTGGGGTTTGTGGAAAAACTCCAGAAACTGCTAAGTTACAAGACCTATTAATCCATACTGCTAAAACTGTTTCAGCTTATATTAACTTGTTAAATGGTAATGCATTATTAGACAATGAAATTCATCGCTGGGTTGTGAATTCTTTATTCATAACTATAACCAATGCTAATTTTGATGATGCTGCAATTATAGATGAAATTGAAGCTGGTGAGATGTATCGTGAGGCTTTAGAAATGAAAATTTCAGAACTTTCTATCAACATTCCAGAAAAATACTCTAAATTTGTAGATTGTAGTGCTGAAATAAAAACAGAAGAAAGCTTATTAGAATATGCTGAAAAAGTTGGTGTTTTAAGAACAACAAATGAAGATATTCGTTCTCTTAAAGAAACAATACTATATGGATTAAAAGGTATGTCCGCTTATGTTGAACATGCTAAAAATTTAGGAAAAGAGAGTTTTGAAATTTATAGATTTATGGAAACTACACTTGCTGATATTGATGATGAATCTTTAACTTTAGATGATTTGGTTAAAATGGTTTTAGATGTTGGAAAATTTGGTGTTATGGCTATGGAATTATTAGATAATGCAAATACTTCAGCTTATGGTAATCCAGAAATAACAAAAGTTAATCTTGGTGTTAGGACTAATCCTGGAATATTAATATCTGGGCATGATTTAAGAGATTTAGAAATGCTTTTAGAACAAACAAAAGATACTGGTGTTGATGTTTATACTCATTCAGAAATGTTACCTGGAAACTCATATCCATTTTTTAAAAAGTACAATAACCTTGTAGGTAATTATGGTGGTTCATGGTGGCATCAAACTAAAGAGTTTATCAGCTTTAATGGACCTATACTTTTTACAAGTAATTGCCTAGTTCCACCTAGAGGTACTATAGCTGAGTATCTAAATAGAGTTTATACAACTAACTCAGCTGGAATGCCTGAGTGTAAGCATATTTCTGAAAATGAAGATGGTGTTAAAGATTTCTCTGAAATTATAGAACAAGCTAAGACTTGTGATCCTCCTTTAGAAATTGAAAAAGGTGAAATATATGGTGGATTTGCTCACAATCAAGTTTTAAATTTATCTGATAAAGTCATTGAAGCTGTTAAATCGGGTGCTATAAAAAAATTCTATGTTATGGCTGGGTGTGATGCAAGAATGCAAGACAGAAAATATTATACCGATTTTGCACTTGCACTTCCTAAAGATACTGTTATCTTAACAGCTGGATGTGCTAAATATAGATATAACAAATTGGATTTAGGCGATATTGGTGGAATTCCTAGAGTTTTAGATGCAGGACAATGTAATGACTCCTACTCACTGGCCGTAATTGCCTTAAAATTAAAAGATGCATTTGGGTTAAAAGATGTAAATGATCTGCCTATCGTGTTCAATATTGCTTGGTACGAACAAAAAGCTGTTTTAGTTCTTCTTTCATTACTTTACCTTGGTTTTAAAAAAGTTCATATAGGTCCTACTTTACCTGCTTTTTTGACACCTAATGTATTAAAAGTTTTAGTTGATAATTTTGAACTTGGAACAATATCAACAGTAGAAAATGATATTAAAAATTTCTAG
- the rd gene encoding rubredoxin — protein sequence MEKWKCIVCDWVYDPSIGDPDNGVSAGTKWEDVPDSWVCPICGAGKDEFEKE from the coding sequence ATGGAAAAATGGAAATGTATTGTATGTGACTGGGTATATGATCCTTCAATTGGTGATCCTGATAATGGTGTATCTGCTGGTACTAAATGGGAAGATGTCCCAGATTCTTGGGTTTGTCCTATATGTGGCGCTGGAAAAGATGAGTTCGAAAAAGAATAA
- the proC gene encoding pyrroline-5-carboxylate reductase, whose protein sequence is MKNIKIGFIGAGNMAQAMLKGMLNNSEIESKNIFVYDLNDKLIGELEEKYGVSKCKDQKEVAKSSDIIILAVKPNIYPLVIDTIKNDLDLNKIVVSITPGYSIKELKVYFEKNIKIVRTMPNTPAMVGEGMTAYCVDKSIDENDENVIKSILETFGKVEKVEEKLMDVVVATSGSSPAYVYMFIEALADGAVLGGMPRDKAYIFAAQTVLGAAQMVIKTGIHPGALKDMVCSPGGTTIEAVATLEENGFRSSVIQAMKRCIEKSKKMNLQ, encoded by the coding sequence ATGAAAAATATAAAAATAGGGTTTATAGGTGCAGGAAATATGGCACAAGCAATGTTAAAAGGGATGTTAAATAATTCAGAGATAGAATCTAAAAATATATTTGTTTATGATTTGAATGATAAGTTAATTGGTGAGTTAGAGGAAAAATATGGGGTATCAAAATGTAAAGACCAAAAGGAAGTGGCAAAAAGTTCCGATATTATTATTCTTGCTGTAAAACCAAATATATATCCTTTGGTAATAGATACAATAAAAAATGATTTAGATTTAAATAAAATAGTTGTTAGCATAACACCGGGATACTCAATAAAAGAATTAAAAGTATACTTTGAAAAAAATATAAAAATAGTGAGAACAATGCCAAATACTCCAGCTATGGTAGGAGAGGGAATGACAGCATATTGTGTTGATAAATCAATTGATGAAAATGATGAAAATGTAATAAAAAGTATTTTAGAAACCTTTGGTAAAGTTGAAAAAGTGGAAGAAAAACTAATGGATGTTGTTGTAGCAACGAGTGGATCATCTCCAGCATATGTATATATGTTCATTGAAGCTTTAGCAGATGGAGCGGTTTTAGGAGGTATGCCTAGAGATAAAGCATATATATTTGCAGCTCAAACCGTTTTAGGAGCAGCTCAAATGGTTATAAAAACTGGAATTCATCCGGGAGCTCTTAAAGATATGGTATGTTCTCCAGGAGGGACAACAATAGAAGCAGTAGCAACTTTAGAAGAGAATGGTTTTAGAAGCTCGGTAATACAAGCAATGAAGAGATGTATTGAAAAATCTAAAAAAATGAATTTACAATAA
- a CDS encoding mechanosensitive ion channel family protein: MDFNQIFSALKNNKGKTILESLGYDILTFIIRLLVFLIVLYLGKYLVKKVDEYIGKITVMNEDLNTKQFTRSITKLGLNLIVFLIGLLIFGFSEGSIATMISAIGLGVGISLKEFLSNLAGGVVLFFSRPFVIGNFIKINGVMGEVFKIEVFSTHINSLDGRRIIIPNNAMISGNIINYDTNLFRRIKLMLSVSYNSDMKKVISVLENIAQTYEGLDKTQENFINTIQYGDSSINILFMVWTPTKGYYKVRGELMAYILEVFNKENIDVPFNILDVNLSENK, encoded by the coding sequence ATGGATTTTAATCAGATATTTAGTGCGCTAAAAAATAATAAAGGTAAAACTATATTAGAAAGTTTAGGTTATGATATACTTACGTTTATAATTAGATTATTGGTATTTCTCATTGTATTATATTTGGGGAAATATCTAGTAAAAAAAGTTGATGAGTATATCGGAAAAATAACAGTTATGAATGAAGATCTAAACACAAAACAATTTACAAGATCAATAACAAAATTAGGTCTTAATTTAATTGTTTTTCTAATAGGATTATTGATTTTTGGTTTTAGTGAAGGATCTATTGCTACAATGATAAGTGCAATTGGTTTAGGAGTTGGAATATCTTTGAAAGAGTTTTTATCTAATCTTGCAGGAGGAGTTGTCTTATTTTTCTCAAGACCATTTGTAATAGGGAATTTTATAAAAATAAATGGAGTTATGGGAGAAGTTTTTAAAATAGAGGTATTTTCTACTCATATAAACAGTTTAGATGGACGAAGAATTATTATACCGAATAATGCTATGATTAGTGGAAATATAATTAACTATGATACCAATCTTTTTAGAAGAATAAAATTGATGCTTTCTGTATCGTATAATTCCGATATGAAAAAAGTTATTAGTGTTTTAGAAAATATAGCTCAGACGTATGAGGGGCTTGATAAAACACAAGAAAACTTTATAAATACAATTCAGTATGGAGATTCAAGTATAAATATTTTGTTTATGGTCTGGACACCAACTAAAGGATATTATAAAGTTAGAGGAGAACTTATGGCTTATATTTTAGAAGTGTTTAATAAAGAGAACATTGATGTTCCATTTAATATTTTGGATGTAAATTTATCAGAAAATAAATAA
- a CDS encoding DUF3298 and DUF4163 domain-containing protein, translated as MGIKKIIIFLLVASNLMAISVENEGFKEAGENYLYEINIPKIKSEDIKFQTEFNRNMQKIKNNAIENILKISQENGEDVSQNQLIIRYDDYTSEIGIASIVLETYEYTGGAHGMSNLSVFNLDSKTGKDIPIEEIIKPEGLNYLQNQIQKDIQNNLNGPSEEWIYFSDAKADIKNAKIYFENDFIVIVFGLYDIAPYSSGMSTFKYPLDKIKEFLLK; from the coding sequence ATGGGAATAAAAAAAATTATAATTTTTTTATTAGTTGCTTCGAATTTAATGGCAATATCTGTTGAGAATGAAGGATTTAAAGAAGCTGGTGAAAATTATTTATATGAAATAAATATACCTAAAATAAAATCTGAAGATATCAAATTTCAAACAGAATTTAATAGAAATATGCAAAAGATTAAAAATAATGCAATAGAAAATATTTTGAAAATATCACAAGAAAATGGGGAGGATGTTTCACAAAATCAGTTGATAATAAGATATGATGATTATACAAGTGAAATAGGTATAGCGAGTATTGTTTTAGAAACTTATGAGTATACTGGTGGAGCACACGGCATGTCAAATTTAAGTGTTTTTAACTTAGATTCTAAAACTGGCAAAGATATCCCAATAGAAGAAATTATAAAACCGGAAGGGTTAAATTATTTACAAAATCAAATTCAAAAAGATATTCAAAATAATTTAAATGGACCTTCAGAGGAATGGATTTATTTTTCTGATGCAAAGGCAGATATAAAAAATGCAAAAATTTATTTTGAGAATGATTTTATTGTAATTGTTTTTGGTTTGTACGACATAGCTCCTTATTCATCAGGAATGTCAACCTTCAAATATCCATTAGATAAGATAAAAGAGTTTTTACTTAAATAA
- a CDS encoding sodium:alanine symporter family protein, with the protein MNFINALNNILWSYVLIAVLIISGLYFTFKLKFANITEIKEMFKVMLEKGNGKGVSPFQAFCISAGSKVGTGSLAGVALAISVGGPGSIFWMWILAIIAGSLSLVENTLAQIYKKKEDGIFVGGPAYYMELGMNKKFLGIAFSILITITYGFIFNAVQANTITAAFKHAYGINPFYSAIILTALTAFIILGGAHRIAIVSEIIVPIMGVFYLVVAIFIVLKNIAAIPAVITLIMTNAFNPSAVSGGTLGIVVMEGIKRGLFSSEAGMGSTPNAGASASTNHPFKQGLVQTLGVYVTTLAICSATAFIILFSGVLTTTTYKGIELTQTAMIHELGTFGRVFLITCIFLFAFSSIIGNYFYGIVNIAYTETKWIEIPFKIIALGMVFWGSTNDAPSVWAMADMFMAFMALFNIYAIIKLKQPAIECIHHYLEERKKGKDPTFTKNVLSNSTGVECWDNKGEISL; encoded by the coding sequence ATGAATTTTATAAATGCATTAAATAACATTTTATGGTCTTACGTCTTAATTGCCGTTCTTATTATATCTGGTCTTTATTTTACTTTTAAATTAAAATTTGCAAACATTACTGAAATCAAAGAAATGTTTAAAGTAATGCTAGAAAAAGGTAATGGAAAGGGAGTCTCTCCATTCCAAGCTTTTTGTATCAGTGCCGGTTCTAAAGTTGGAACTGGAAGTTTAGCTGGAGTAGCTCTTGCTATATCTGTAGGAGGACCTGGATCTATATTTTGGATGTGGATTTTAGCTATAATTGCAGGTAGTTTAAGCTTAGTTGAAAATACTCTTGCACAAATATATAAGAAAAAAGAAGATGGTATTTTTGTTGGTGGTCCTGCTTATTATATGGAACTTGGAATGAATAAAAAATTTTTAGGAATAGCATTTTCAATATTAATTACAATTACATACGGATTTATCTTTAATGCTGTACAAGCTAATACTATAACTGCTGCTTTTAAACATGCTTATGGCATCAATCCATTTTATAGCGCTATTATTTTGACGGCTTTAACTGCTTTTATTATATTAGGAGGGGCTCATAGAATTGCAATAGTTTCAGAGATCATAGTTCCTATTATGGGTGTATTTTATTTAGTTGTTGCTATTTTTATAGTTTTAAAAAATATAGCGGCTATTCCTGCTGTTATCACATTGATTATGACAAATGCATTTAATCCTTCAGCTGTTAGTGGTGGTACTCTTGGAATTGTTGTCATGGAAGGAATTAAACGAGGATTATTCTCTAGTGAGGCTGGTATGGGATCAACACCAAATGCTGGAGCTAGCGCTTCAACTAATCACCCTTTTAAACAAGGATTAGTCCAAACTTTAGGAGTTTACGTTACAACTTTAGCTATTTGCTCAGCAACAGCTTTTATCATACTTTTTTCTGGAGTTTTAACAACTACAACATATAAAGGAATCGAATTAACACAAACTGCTATGATTCATGAATTAGGAACTTTTGGTAGAGTATTCTTAATAACTTGTATATTTTTATTTGCATTTTCATCGATTATCGGAAATTATTTTTATGGTATAGTAAATATTGCTTATACTGAAACAAAATGGATTGAGATACCATTTAAAATTATAGCTTTAGGTATGGTATTTTGGGGTTCAACTAATGATGCTCCTTCTGTATGGGCTATGGCTGATATGTTTATGGCATTTATGGCTCTCTTTAATATTTATGCTATCATAAAACTAAAACAACCTGCTATAGAGTGTATTCATCACTACTTAGAAGAAAGAAAAAAAGGAAAAGATCCTACTTTTACCAAAAATGTTCTTTCTAATTCTACTGGAGTAGAGTGCTGGGATAATAAGGGTGAAATTTCTTTATAA
- a CDS encoding glycerophosphodiester phosphodiesterase family protein, whose translation MEILAHRGASGTAPENSLSAFEKALKDGCDGFEFDIQQTKDGEIVVFHDWTLERTSNGKGNLKEFTLEELKKLDIGSWFSDEFKGEKIPTLEETLNFIPDDKFINIELKEEFSRERGTEVKLLEILKKYPNKNVVVSSFSHNLLKNLKSLDTSVKVGLLIEGSLVNLDKYIQNLGFNICGYHADKNFLKQEDVDYLNSKNIDINVWTVNLKKDARILKEMGVTRIITNFPKEIADY comes from the coding sequence ATGGAGATATTAGCACATCGTGGAGCTTCTGGTACGGCACCAGAAAATAGTTTATCCGCTTTTGAAAAAGCTTTAAAAGATGGATGTGATGGTTTTGAATTTGACATTCAACAAACCAAGGATGGTGAAATTGTTGTTTTTCACGACTGGACACTTGAGAGAACATCTAACGGAAAAGGAAATCTTAAAGAATTTACTCTTGAAGAGCTTAAAAAGTTAGATATTGGAAGTTGGTTTTCAGATGAATTTAAAGGAGAAAAAATCCCGACACTTGAAGAAACTCTTAATTTTATTCCAGATGATAAATTTATCAATATTGAATTAAAAGAAGAGTTTTCTAGAGAAAGAGGAACCGAGGTTAAATTATTAGAAATTTTAAAAAAATACCCAAATAAAAATGTCGTTGTTTCTTCATTTAGTCACAATTTATTAAAAAATTTAAAATCACTTGATACTAGTGTTAAAGTTGGTCTTCTTATTGAAGGAAGTTTAGTAAATCTAGACAAATACATTCAAAATTTAGGCTTTAATATTTGTGGATATCATGCTGATAAAAATTTTTTAAAACAAGAAGATGTCGATTATTTAAATAGCAAAAATATTGATATAAACGTTTGGACTGTAAACTTAAAAAAAGATGCAAGAATCCTAAAAGAAATGGGTGTTACAAGAATAATAACGAACTTTCCAAAAGAAATAGCCGATTATTAA
- a CDS encoding molybdopterin-dependent oxidoreductase: MEIFTNSCSLDCFDVCKIDVYKENNRIIKLEGNKSNKLTDGFLCSKGLKHLDRLYSNDRILKPLLKVDGAFKEISFEESLSVIKNELLNIKQNFSSESIIHYSESGAGGLLKGIEDIFFNFFGGISTASGGTCWSAGSAAHDYDFGDRKTSDLSDLKNVKVIILWSRNPAITSIHLYKKILKAKKNGAKIITVDFRKNESSLISDLHINLEAGSDGTFALALCKLIFERKLQDIIFCNDNIIGLNEFKEYLSTLDFTILLNECNLTFSSLETFLSYISLGNVMTFIGYGLQRYSNGGNNVRCIDALMSITGNIGKKGAGVFYSSKVYPEILNRDPYNSSSFAINSREFPVTNFSDFIIDNNIKAIFVSKANPLTQLPNLNKTLTAYKSIPFKVCFDMFMTDTAKNSDLIIPVTNTLETEDIIYSSMLMPYLMYNHKVVNPIHELMDEYEFFKQLALSLNLSNYPQVSKEEYLNKVLSPLKITLNDLKKQDINIQKGYIAWENLKFKTPSGKIEIYSETALKDGFNPLPIFIKTLKGDDNYPIRLVSPHSKESLFSQHNLNESEFSQLFISPLNFNDYTEGDIVKVSSKNGSIYSQIFIDPSLKQNEAYIFMKWNNKQGNPNFLTDSLISDIGGQVAYYDTFINIK; encoded by the coding sequence GTGGAAATATTTACTAATAGCTGTTCACTTGATTGTTTTGACGTTTGTAAAATTGATGTTTATAAAGAAAATAATCGTATTATAAAATTAGAAGGAAATAAAAGTAATAAATTGACAGATGGATTTCTATGTTCTAAAGGACTTAAACATTTAGATAGACTGTATTCTAATGATAGAATATTAAAACCTTTATTAAAAGTTGATGGTGCATTTAAAGAAATATCTTTTGAAGAGTCATTAAGTGTTATAAAAAATGAACTTTTAAATATAAAACAAAATTTTAGTTCTGAATCTATTATTCATTATTCAGAGTCAGGAGCGGGTGGATTATTAAAAGGGATTGAAGATATTTTCTTTAATTTTTTTGGTGGAATTTCTACAGCATCTGGTGGAACTTGTTGGTCTGCTGGATCTGCAGCTCATGATTATGATTTTGGTGATAGGAAAACAAGTGATCTTTCAGATTTAAAAAATGTAAAAGTTATTATCTTATGGTCTCGAAATCCTGCAATTACATCTATTCATTTATATAAAAAGATTTTGAAAGCTAAAAAAAATGGGGCTAAGATTATAACTGTTGATTTTAGAAAAAATGAATCTTCTTTAATAAGTGATTTGCATATTAATTTAGAAGCTGGATCTGATGGGACATTCGCTTTAGCTTTATGTAAGTTAATTTTTGAAAGAAAATTACAAGATATTATTTTTTGTAATGATAATATTATAGGACTAAATGAGTTTAAAGAGTATCTTTCTACTTTAGACTTTACTATTTTATTGAATGAATGTAATTTGACATTTTCTTCTTTAGAAACTTTTTTATCCTACATCTCATTAGGAAATGTTATGACGTTTATTGGTTATGGGCTTCAAAGATACTCTAATGGAGGAAATAATGTGCGATGCATTGATGCTTTAATGAGCATTACAGGGAATATCGGAAAAAAAGGAGCAGGTGTTTTTTATTCTAGCAAAGTTTATCCTGAAATTCTAAATAGAGATCCATATAATAGTTCTAGTTTTGCCATTAATTCAAGAGAATTTCCTGTAACTAATTTCTCAGATTTCATTATAGATAACAATATAAAAGCTATTTTTGTAAGTAAAGCAAATCCATTAACTCAACTTCCTAATTTAAATAAAACATTAACTGCATATAAATCTATACCTTTTAAAGTTTGCTTTGATATGTTTATGACTGATACTGCTAAAAATAGTGATTTAATTATACCTGTAACTAATACCCTTGAAACTGAAGATATTATATATTCATCAATGCTTATGCCTTATCTTATGTATAACCATAAAGTTGTTAATCCTATACATGAGTTAATGGATGAATATGAATTTTTTAAACAATTAGCATTAAGTTTAAACCTTTCAAATTATCCTCAAGTTTCAAAAGAAGAGTATTTAAACAAAGTGTTATCTCCTCTTAAAATTACTTTAAATGATTTAAAAAAACAAGATATTAATATTCAAAAAGGATATATTGCTTGGGAAAACTTAAAATTCAAAACACCTTCTGGTAAAATAGAAATTTATAGTGAAACAGCTTTAAAAGATGGATTTAATCCTCTTCCTATATTTATAAAAACCTTAAAAGGTGATGATAACTATCCTATTAGATTAGTTTCTCCTCATAGTAAAGAAAGTCTTTTTAGTCAACATAATTTAAATGAATCTGAGTTTTCTCAACTATTTATCTCTCCTTTAAATTTTAACGATTATACTGAAGGAGATATTGTTAAAGTTTCTTCTAAAAATGGAAGTATTTATTCTCAGATATTTATAGATCCATCTTTAAAACAAAATGAAGCTTATATTTTTATGAAGTGGAATAACAAACAAGGAAATCCTAACTTTCTTACTGATAGTTTAATATCTGATATAGGTGGTCAAGTTGCCTATTATGATACTTTTATCAATATTAAATAA
- a CDS encoding MATE family efflux transporter: MKQELTLQNGDIKKLLIKYSIPAIIGMLVSALYNVVDRIFIGNMEEVGALAITGVGITMPIVTIALAFSMLIGIGSTANISIKLGQGKKESAEKIMGNIITLSVLIGFLITVIGIVYKKNILIAFGASESTLKYAEEYIGVILYGTIFNIMGYSLNSTVRADGNPKIASLIMVASCLFNIILDPILIFTLNMGIKGAAYATVLSQVLTAVLSIAYYMSKKSNLKIKRINLSLDKDIVKLIFAIGISPFTMQLATSMVQVVNNNALKTHGGDLAIGAMATVNAIALLCFMPVYGISQGAQPIIGYNFGAKQYERVEQAFKISAGVGVVIFLIALFFVELFPHTIVGLFNKNPDIMAISIHGMRIYLIAMPCIALGMAGSNYFLAIGEGKAAMFLSLLRQVILLIPLIMLLSRMYGLTGVWLAQPICDFVAAVVTMYMVIKKLNKYSNRKTTIFSKIRVYE; encoded by the coding sequence GTGAAGCAAGAATTAACACTACAGAATGGAGATATTAAAAAACTTTTGATAAAATATTCTATTCCTGCAATTATAGGGATGCTCGTAAGTGCACTTTACAATGTTGTAGATAGAATTTTTATAGGAAATATGGAAGAAGTTGGAGCTTTGGCGATAACAGGAGTTGGAATAACAATGCCAATAGTAACTATAGCATTAGCTTTTTCAATGTTAATAGGAATAGGTTCAACAGCAAATATCTCGATTAAACTAGGGCAAGGAAAAAAAGAAAGTGCAGAAAAAATTATGGGGAATATAATAACATTATCTGTGCTAATAGGTTTTTTAATAACAGTTATAGGAATTGTATATAAAAAAAATATCCTAATAGCTTTTGGAGCAAGTGAATCTACATTAAAATATGCTGAAGAATATATAGGAGTAATTTTATACGGAACTATTTTTAATATAATGGGATACTCATTAAATAGTACAGTAAGAGCAGATGGAAATCCTAAAATAGCTTCACTAATAATGGTAGCTAGTTGCTTATTTAATATAATATTAGATCCAATTTTAATATTTACTTTAAACATGGGGATAAAAGGAGCAGCATATGCTACAGTTTTATCTCAAGTTTTAACAGCAGTACTTTCTATAGCTTATTATATGAGTAAAAAATCAAATCTAAAAATTAAAAGAATAAATTTATCTTTAGATAAAGATATTGTAAAGTTAATATTTGCCATTGGAATTTCACCATTTACAATGCAACTAGCAACAAGCATGGTACAAGTTGTTAATAATAATGCTTTAAAAACTCATGGTGGAGATTTAGCCATAGGAGCAATGGCAACTGTAAATGCGATTGCACTGCTATGTTTTATGCCTGTTTATGGAATTTCTCAAGGTGCACAACCTATAATAGGATATAATTTTGGAGCAAAACAATATGAAAGAGTAGAACAGGCATTTAAGATATCTGCAGGTGTTGGAGTTGTAATTTTTTTAATAGCTTTATTTTTCGTAGAACTATTCCCTCACACTATAGTTGGATTATTTAATAAAAATCCAGATATAATGGCAATATCGATTCATGGAATGAGAATATATTTAATAGCAATGCCGTGTATAGCTTTAGGTATGGCTGGAAGTAACTATTTCTTAGCAATTGGTGAAGGTAAGGCTGCAATGTTTTTAAGTCTTTTAAGACAGGTTATATTGTTAATACCACTAATTATGTTATTATCTAGAATGTATGGATTGACAGGAGTTTGGTTAGCACAACCTATTTGTGATTTCGTAGCTGCAGTTGTAACAATGTATATGGTTATAAAAAAATTAAATAAGTATAGTAATCGTAAAACAACAATTTTTTCAAAAATAAGAGTATATGAATAA
- a CDS encoding FUSC family protein, with translation MSEFLEKSIITISSILITTILGNLFKVNNLGLFYVAITCVIITNVDFDQLIESAKSRGIGTIVGGIIGVIFAYIPIAILIKLIIGEIIILYFCEKKLKIPSAIASVVFLIIIYKITPEAPYLYGLKRIIDTFSGIIITVIVTYLVKAFNSSW, from the coding sequence ATGAGTGAATTCTTAGAAAAATCAATAATAACAATATCTTCAATTTTGATTACCACTATATTAGGAAACCTTTTTAAAGTGAACAATTTAGGTTTATTTTACGTTGCAATAACATGCGTTATAATTACTAATGTAGATTTTGATCAATTAATAGAATCAGCTAAAAGTAGAGGAATTGGAACTATCGTTGGTGGAATAATTGGCGTTATTTTTGCATATATTCCCATAGCAATTCTTATAAAGTTAATAATTGGGGAAATTATAATTCTCTATTTTTGTGAAAAAAAATTGAAAATTCCATCTGCAATAGCATCCGTAGTTTTCCTAATTATTATTTATAAAATAACTCCAGAAGCACCATATTTATACGGTCTTAAAAGGATTATTGATACTTTCTCAGGAATTATAATCACAGTTATTGTCACATATCTAGTAAAAGCATTTAATTCTTCTTGGTAA